One Coffea arabica cultivar ET-39 chromosome 5e, Coffea Arabica ET-39 HiFi, whole genome shotgun sequence DNA segment encodes these proteins:
- the LOC140006606 gene encoding cytochrome b6-f complex iron-sulfur subunit 1, chloroplastic-like — translation MASSTLSPVTPSQLCSSKSGMYCPSQSLFLKPMMMRSGKLGWGKDQRMKVSCMATSVPADDRVPDMGKRELMNLLLLGAVSLPTAIMVVPYAAFFVPPGLGGGTGGTVAKDALGNDVLADVWLKNHGPGDRTLTQGLKGDPTYLVVEKDRTLATYGINAVCTHLGCVVPWNPAENKFICPCHGSQYNNQGMVVRGPAPLSLALAHADIDEGKVVFVPWVETDFRTGEDPWWA, via the exons ATGGCTTCCTCCACTCTCTCACCCGTCACACCTTCTCAG CTATGTTCAAGCAAGAGTGGCATGTACTGTCCATCACAATCATTGTTTCTGAAGCCAATGATGATGAGAAGTGGCAAGTTAGGATGGGGGAAGGATCAGAGGATGAAAGTTTCTTGCATGGCCACAAGTGTGCCTGCTGATGATAGAGTGCCCGATATGGGAAAGAGGGAGCTCATGAACTTGCTTCTTTTGGGTGCAGTTTCACTTCccactgctatcatggttgtaCCTTACGCAGCTTTCTTTGTTCCACCCgg GTTAGGAGGGGGTACTGGTGGTACTGTGGCAAAAGATGCTTTAGGAAATGATGTCCTCGCAGATGTTTGGCTCAAAAACCATGGGCCTGGTGACAGAACCCTTACACAAGGGTTGAAG GGTGATCCTACTTACCTGGTTGTGGAGAAAGACAGGACACTGGCGACTTATGGTATCAATGCTGTCTGTACCCACCTTGGTTGTGTGGTTCCATGGAATCCTGCTGAAAACAAGTTCATCTGTCCATGCCATGGATCTCAATACAACAATCAAGGAATGGTTGTTAGAGGGCCTGCTCCTCTG TCCTTGGCCTTGGCTCATGCTGATATCGACGAGGGGAAGGTAGTATTTGTTCCATGGGTTGAAACAGATTTCAGAACCGGTGAAGACCCCTGGTGGGCTTGA